One genomic window of Methanospirillum lacunae includes the following:
- a CDS encoding DNA-directed DNA polymerase II small subunit codes for MNSSAIVERFLDCRLQVHPDVVRYIREQNDDSLIERIISSLPRDCLVVSGRHLPGTKPARDGMRFLGDPSLEVIAGRKGTCKPAGRVEDYVAYFHDRYTRLSGMVRGRCSPIPIEALKRNSRYKSEEFAITGMVVEARSTGKGHRLIEIEDPTGFISILFNKDRDDFEEAEKIVPDEVIGVRGTLSPEGSLMFADQLFRPDIPFTYSPYMSDKPGYAALISDIHVGSDTFLEDAWYRFSDWLKESDISYLLVAGDLVDGIGIYPGQDKELTIPNIYGQYEALGKMLSQLPSHLKIVLAPGNHDVVRGAEPQPVIPEKFIGSFPPNCIWVENPALVNLQGVRILMYHGRSFDDLIGVIPGASYEKAHDVIPEMLKRRHLAPCYGKRTPIAADTVDRLIIDPIPEVVHCGHVHITGITRYRGVLAINAGTWQSQTAFQKQMNIQPTPAQAVILNLQTLKPEIYDFSEGMPDPMIAN; via the coding sequence ATTAACTCATCCGCCATTGTAGAGCGGTTTCTGGATTGCCGGCTTCAGGTTCACCCCGATGTGGTCAGGTACATCAGGGAGCAGAATGATGACAGTCTCATCGAAAGAATCATCTCTTCACTCCCGCGTGATTGTCTGGTAGTTTCAGGCCGTCACCTCCCAGGGACTAAACCGGCAAGGGATGGGATGAGGTTTCTGGGAGATCCATCCCTTGAGGTGATAGCAGGAAGAAAGGGCACCTGCAAACCGGCTGGAAGAGTGGAGGATTATGTCGCATACTTTCATGACAGATATACCAGACTCTCTGGGATGGTCAGGGGGAGATGCAGCCCGATACCAATTGAGGCACTGAAACGGAATTCTCGGTATAAATCTGAAGAGTTTGCTATCACCGGGATGGTGGTAGAGGCCCGGAGTACGGGAAAGGGACACCGTCTGATAGAGATAGAGGACCCTACCGGATTTATTAGTATTCTCTTCAACAAGGACCGGGATGACTTTGAAGAAGCAGAGAAGATCGTGCCTGACGAGGTGATAGGGGTCAGAGGTACTCTCTCACCAGAGGGTTCTCTCATGTTTGCGGATCAACTCTTCAGACCTGATATCCCATTCACCTACTCACCATACATGAGTGACAAACCCGGGTATGCTGCACTGATATCTGATATTCATGTCGGATCTGATACATTTCTTGAGGATGCCTGGTACCGGTTTTCAGACTGGCTGAAAGAGAGTGATATCTCGTACCTTCTGGTAGCCGGAGACCTGGTTGACGGGATCGGTATCTACCCGGGACAGGACAAAGAACTAACCATTCCAAATATCTATGGGCAATATGAAGCACTTGGAAAGATGCTCTCTCAGCTCCCGTCACATCTCAAGATAGTGCTTGCACCAGGAAACCACGATGTTGTACGGGGAGCTGAGCCACAACCTGTAATTCCCGAAAAATTCATTGGATCATTTCCACCGAATTGCATCTGGGTCGAGAATCCCGCTCTTGTCAATCTTCAAGGGGTCAGGATTCTCATGTACCATGGGAGGTCTTTTGATGACCTTATCGGTGTGATACCTGGTGCTAGTTATGAGAAAGCTCATGATGTTATCCCTGAGATGCTCAAGCGGCGTCACCTTGCTCCGTGCTATGGAAAAAGAACACCAATAGCAGCAGATACCGTAGATCGGCTCATCATTGATCCAATCCCAGAAGTGGTCCACTGTGGTCATGTCCACATCACCGGGATCACCCGGTACCGGGGAGTGCTCGCAATAAATGCAGGAACCTGGCAAAGTCAGACCGCATTTCAGAAGCAGATGAATATCCAGCCTACACCAGCA